From Acidobacteriota bacterium, a single genomic window includes:
- the rpsK gene encoding 30S ribosomal protein S11, which yields MAKVAKGKKVYKKKEKKNIPVGIVHISASFNNTLVSITDAQGNLVAQSSAGAKGFRGSRKGTPFAAQQAAQDAARKAIDAGMREVEVRVKGPGGGRESAIRAINQAGIRVTAIRDTTPIPHNGCRPPKRRRV from the coding sequence ATGGCAAAAGTAGCAAAAGGAAAAAAGGTTTACAAGAAGAAGGAGAAAAAGAACATCCCGGTCGGGATCGTTCACATCTCCGCTTCGTTCAATAACACGCTTGTTTCGATCACGGACGCCCAAGGCAACTTGGTGGCGCAGTCTTCGGCGGGCGCCAAGGGCTTTCGCGGTTCGCGCAAAGGGACTCCGTTCGCGGCTCAACAGGCTGCGCAGGACGCCGCGCGCAAAGCGATCGACGCCGGAATGCGTGAAGTCGAAGTGCGTGTCAAAGGTCCGGGCGGCGGCCGCGAGTCGGCCATCCGCGCGATCAATCAGGCTGGGATCCGCGTCACCGCGATTCGCGATACGACCCCGATCCCGCACAACGGTTGCCGG
- the rpsM gene encoding 30S ribosomal protein S13 → MARVAGVDLPPNKRAQIGLTYIYGIGKASATEILDKAQIGIDSKIKDLNEEDLTRIRTIIDTDYEVEGDLRKHVQMDIKRLMDIGCYRGLRHRRSLPVRGQRTSTNARTRKGPRKAAVAKKKAPGKK, encoded by the coding sequence ATGGCTCGTGTAGCAGGAGTTGATTTACCGCCGAATAAGAGAGCGCAGATCGGGTTGACGTATATTTACGGCATCGGAAAGGCGAGCGCAACGGAAATTTTGGATAAAGCGCAGATCGGCATCGATTCGAAGATCAAAGATCTGAACGAAGAAGATCTGACGCGGATCCGAACCATCATCGATACGGATTACGAGGTCGAGGGCGACCTTCGCAAGCACGTTCAGATGGACATCAAGCGATTGATGGACATCGGGTGCTATCGCGGTTTGCGCCATCGTCGCAGCCTGCCCGTCCGCGGCCAGCGCACATCGACCAACGCCCGAACGCGAAAAGGTCCGCGCAAGGCGGCCGTTGCCAAGAAGAAGGCGCCGGGCAAGAAATAA
- the rpmJ gene encoding 50S ribosomal protein L36: MKVRPSVKKICDKCKIIHRKGIVRVICENPKHKQRQG; the protein is encoded by the coding sequence ATGAAAGTACGTCCTTCAGTAAAAAAGATTTGCGACAAGTGCAAGATCATTCACCGAAAAGGAATCGTGCGCGTGATTTGCGAGAATCCGAAGCACAAACAACGACAAGGATAA
- the infA gene encoding translation initiation factor IF-1 → MSKEEAIEVTATVLETLPNAMFRIELEDNKHQVLAHISGKMRKNFIRILPGDRVLVELSPYDLSRGRITYRYK, encoded by the coding sequence ATGTCAAAAGAAGAAGCGATAGAAGTCACGGCGACAGTCCTGGAAACGCTGCCCAATGCAATGTTCAGGATTGAATTAGAAGACAATAAACACCAGGTTTTGGCTCATATTTCGGGGAAAATGCGGAAGAATTTCATCCGCATCCTTCCCGGTGACCGGGTTCTGGTTGAACTTTCTCCATACGATTTGAGTCGCGGGAGAATCACCTATCGCTATAAGTAA